ACTTCCCCATCCTCAGCTCCTGAGTCACTTCCCACTTCCCTTCCCCATCTGGTTCCTTAGAAGCAGGGTCGGGCTGAGTGGGGCTAGAACCCCCAGCTGCACGGCTCAGGGTCCCCCCTCTCTAGTTGGTCCTGAAGAACCGGGGCTTGGAGACGACCAGGCAAAGAAGGGTTAAACAGAGTTCCTGCCTCCATCCCCCCTCATGCCTCAGCCCCTCACCCCTCATACCCCCCAAGTCCTTACTGGAGAGGAAAGATCCAACTCCGGGCCAGTCAGACTCTGGGTGGGGCTTGGCCGGGCTAGGGAACATCAGAACAGGACACCCTACCCCAGCACCAGCGGGGCCTTTAGCCAAAACCTCTCCCTTTTCGGAGTACGTCTGACTTTGCGAGGTGGGGGGAAGTGGCAGGCGGGAATGAGGAAGGCAAGCTGCTCCcgctgccctgccccacccctactGAGCACACAAACAGGGACCCTGTGCCCAGCCCTCCTCTGCGccctcctgcttcctccagctgggCCTGCACGGGTCCAAGGCGGAGCCAGCCGTTCCCCACCCCCATCGGACACAGGCACCAACAGTACCAACAGGCACAGAGGGATCCACGAGGTCTTTACTTACAAGCCAGCCGAGGTGAACACACCCATGTAAaaagagattatatatatatatatatatatatacacacacacacatatatacacacataccctGCACCTGTAAAGTTCCCCGGAGCTAAAGCCACTCTTGGAAGCGGGAGGCACGCACAGGGGTCGGGCGGGAGGGCTGCAGTGAGACCGCCCAGAGTCAAGGAACCAGGCTGCTCACACGCATCAGGTGCTGGCAGTGGGaaaggaaattatgaaagaaaCTGGGAGCCGTCTTAGAGGTCAGAAGTCAGGAGCAGGGGAAAGATCTGGAGACCGACGGAGGGCAGTTACATCATGTGGATATGAGCAATGATGTCTCATCTTTCCACACGTCCTTTTCTGAGGCGCCCGGGGCTGGGACCCTGCCTGCCAGCCCCTGTGGTCACTCCAAGCCCCTCAGAGGGCGGCAATGGCTTTGGCGGCCACCTGGCGGCCCAGGGGCAGGCTGAGGTCCGTGATGGCCAGAACCACCTTGGGGCTGGACATGGCTGACACCTTCACCAGTTCCGATACCtgtcagacagacagacagctgcTCAGCAAGGTGATGGTGGGTGTGACGTCCAGGAGGAAGAAGCCCTCCCTCCTGGCCGCTGGACCCCAAGCTCTCCTGCGACGTGCTGACCCGCTCTGAGCTGGAGGGTGGGCCAGTGGCCCGGGGGCGCGGCACTCACGGTGGTAAAGGGCATGAACTGCAGGATGCTGCCTCGGCCGCCCTGTTCCAGGCAGTCCACGCAGCCCTCCATGAACCACTGCGCAAACTGCGTGTGGGGGCCGGCGGTCCGAGAGCCCAGGATGGAGGAGATGAGCAGGAACAGGTTGGCTGTGAGGAAAGGGTGGCGGGGGGAAGGAGAACTCCATGAGAAGGGTTTGGGAAGAGGTCAGATTCTGGGAGAAGAAAGAAGTGCTAAGGGTGTCCCCCCAAATGGGGACgtcaaaaagagaaagtacaAAGGAAAGCTGGGGGCGAGCCAGAGAGGGACGCGACGGGGGCCTGGGGGAGACAGGAGAGCTGGCAATCAGGGGGGACGGAGGGcaaaggggaggagggtggggagcgGGGCTGGGAGGCCTCACCCAGGACTCGGTTCAGCGGGTCTCTCATGTTAACCGTGTGAAGCTGGGAGGCTGACAGGTTGCTGCTCATGGACCGGTCCGCTGTGGGGCAAGCGAGGGGCACTGAGCCAATGGCCTCCTGAGTTCCGAACCGCCGCCCACGGGAGCCCTCACCTGTCGGGGGTGGAGGGCCCGGCCGGAGAAGATGATTGGGTCCAGTCACACGGTCCCCAAATACAGGCTTCCCCACAAGCAGGTGAGAGAGAACTACCATCTGGTCACCGCCAGGTGCCAATCTGCGGGCTGCGTACGGCTGAAACCGCTAATCCTCACGTCTccgttttacagacgaggaagctgaggctgagaTTTGCTAAGTAACTAGCCAAAGGCCATGGCAGCTTTCCTCTGTTCAAGTGCACAATTGGTCCCCTAGTCCCTAAAAGACCTCAGAGAAACTTCTAGGCTCAGGAGAAATCTCTGGAAACAGGAAAAATTAAACGCCACGGAAGAGCCCTTAGCAAGGAGAGGCGATGACATCTAGGGAAGCAGGTGGAGTTGGGGTGCTCTCCAGGCAGGAAGAGTGGGGAGCAGTCCCAAGTACCAGCCCAGGCCTGCTCCAGGTCTCAGGGCCTGCTTCAGGGGAAGGAAGGTCAGAGCTGTGAGTCAGTGGCACAGACTGTGCTCAAGGCAGTGAACTCACTGCCGTGAGGCGTGGGAAAGGGTCAACTATGCACCCCGGGCTGGGATGGGATCTGGGCAGAAGAGCTTCAGCCCTTAGGGAGTGATCCACAGCAAGCTTTGGTGGCTcgaggagaggaagcagagcaTCCGTAGGGGACAGAACGGGGCAGACTCCTACCACAGCCTCTCCGACCAGCCAGCGAGCTGCAGAGCAGCTCTCAGGAGGAGTGAGTTCCCGGGAAAGGAAACAGCCCGCCCGGCCCGTCCACACACTCACTGGGACTCGAAAGGATATTTGCATCTTCCTCATTGGAGCTCAGCAGTCGCATCAGCTTCGAGGGCTGCATGTCATCCAAGGGGAAGAGGCTGATGTAATCCTGGGGGGCAGGAGAGCCACTGTTACCCACAGCTGCATCCCCAGATCTTCCAGGACTGGAGCTCAGTTTGGAGTCAAGCCCCCACAGGCCACAGGCAGCATCTCCAGGGGGTCAGCTTCCCTCTCCTCGCCTCTCCCACTACCCTAGGGAGAGACCCTCCCACACAGTCACCCCTGACACAGTGGCCCAGAGGCAGGGACCATGCCTGGCTGCCTGTGCCCGGGAAGGCGCCTCTTACCAGAAGAGGCTCAGTGAGCATCTGCTGAACAAGCACAAGGGCAATGAACGGGGGAAGGGGCCCCTACCCTACCTCGATGTCTTCGCGCTGTCTCTTCTTTTGGCGGGAGGACGCCTGCCCCTTGTGGGAAGAGTAGGAACTCAGGGCACACCAGACGGCCAGCCTGGCAAAGGGGTCCAGGAAAAGGGGGTAAAATCAAAGAGGGCCCGACGCGGCTTCTGTGCCCATGCTGATCAGGCCCCACCCGACAGGGCTTCCCCACAGCCCAGCTTCCTGGGTGGCCCAGGCAGGGTGCCCCACTCCAGGCTGGGGGGACTTAAGGCTCTCCACAAAATCCTACTTGGCGAGAGCGGTGCCAGGGGGGTCCATGAGGCTGTGCCACTTGGAGGAGTCGGTGAGCAGACCAGGCAGGATGTGGCCCAGCAGGACCAGGGTCACTTGCTGCATGTCCAGACAGAAGATGGAGTAGAGCAGCTCCACCGCCCGCAGCGTGTGCTCCTTCCGCGTCTCCTTCAACAGCTCCTGGAAGGACGGGGCAGAGGAGGACCGAGGAGCTGAGGGCCCTCAACGTGGGCAGTGACATCCTGCAACTCCCTTCAGACCCCAGGAGCTCCCGAGGCGAGGACCGGCCTCTGGAGTCCAAGGAATCTTCTCTGCATTCAGTGGGCCTCGCAGAGAAGCCCGGCCGACTGGGCTGGGGGTTGAGAAGCCAGAGGACCAGATCACGTTTGGTCCCGTCAGGCGTTTTCCCAGCTGTCTCCGGCGGTCTGAGGACGCCTGttccccccagcccacccccacccccgaccccagtACCTTAATCAGGTTGTTGCAGAACCAGTAGACGCCTCCCATGTGCAGCAGGGTGTCAAAGATGTGGATGGAGCGACTGTCCACCCATCCCTTCTCCAGCACCTTAGCAAATATGTCCGTCAGCACCTCCTTGATGGGTCGCTTGGGGGGCAGCAGGTTCCAGTAGGGCATGGTGTCCATGCCCGTGGATGGGAACTTGATCTGTGTGGCCGTCTGCTGCAGCACGTCCGCACACATATGCTCCAGGATGGAGCTCATGATCACCACcctgatggggggagggaggcgggagggcCTATGGTTCAGGCAGCAGCAGGTTCAAtagctggggtgggggcaggaacaGGCAGGCCCGACCCTTCCCAGGACTCGGGTTACGGAATTAATCCCATTCTATGCTGAGGGAGGAGACAAGGGGAAGTTGCAAACCCCTAGGAGACCTGACCCCACGAGTCCTGCTCCGGCACCAGCCTATGGGGGGCCGGGGCACTTGCCTCCCCCAGGTCATTCTAGCAATATATTCATTCAtactttctctcactctctctctccaactTCCTCCATCCCCCAGGCCTGGGCCCTGACAATCCTCTGGCATAAATAAATACAGTCACTTCCCTCTAGGCTGAGTGCTTGCGGGGGTTCCCCACCCAGCCTTGGCCTCCTCCCAAAGTAGCTGTTACTTCCAGGACAGGGGCCCAAGGACTGCCCCACAAGACTTTTCCCGGCCGTTGGTAGCTGggcaaatataaatgtatatccaGGAATTTTCTCATGAAGAGTCTTCGACAAGGAATGCAGGCCTGGGCCTGAGCGCTAACCGTTCGGGGAACACTGGGTGGCTCTGGGAAAGTCACCATGACTTTCACGGCCGCTATTTCCACCTGCATGATCGAGCCACAGATTTCCCAGACAGGAGTCAGGGTGCTTAGAATGGATTACGTCACAGAAAACAGTCCATGACTTCTGCGGGGAGGACGCTGAGGGCGGGGGGGGATAAGGAGGAGACGGGATTTTACAGATCCTCCCAACCTCATTTCAGCTCAGTGTTTCCGCTTCTCTTAAAAGACATCCTGATGGCTACCTTGTGGGTCATCGCTCATAACTCATTGCTTGGCGCATgcccacgttcacagcagcactattcacaaaagCCGAGAAGTGAAAGAAACCCACGTGTCCATCAACCAAgggatggataagcaaaatgtggtatatacatacgatccagccttaaaaaggaaggaaattctgacacatgcaatGACATGGTTGAACCTTGGGGACATTACACAAAATGAGATATGCCcgccacaaaaagacaaacactacaTGACTCCACTTACATGGGGTACCTAAAGAAATCaaattcagagaaacagaaagtaggacggtggttgccaggggctgggggaaggggtgttGTTTAACGGGTCCAGGTTCagatttacaagatgaaaaagttctggatatctgtttcacaacagtgtgaatatacttaacacacTACTGAACTGTgcccttaaaaatggttaaggtggtaaactttatgttatgtattttttaccatattttttttaaaaagcttattggATGGGCAAATGAACAAACACCACTGAACTCAACACAGCTGAAGTCGCTAGGGAGGTCCTCCAAGTCCCTGAAAAGCCCAGGcaggaaaatggtacagaagatAGCTGGGCCTGGAGGGGCAAGGTAGGGAGCGGGTGGACAGGCCCAAGGCCTATAAGATCTACAGATGGGCTCACAGTTCCTTAAGAGTGACAGAGCTAAGATAACCATTCCGTTCTGGCAAGCCAGCTCCCCAGGACTCGAGCCCTTCAAGGGCAGGAATCATAGCCACGTGGGGTCTGTAGTTCCGGCGCACACACAGCGGGTGCTGGGTAATAACACTCCCGGCACAGAGACACACACTAAGTGTTGCTGAGTCAGTGAGTGAAGACGTGATTGAGAACGTGAGTGAGTGAGGAAGAGACTGAGCAGGTGAGCTGCATGTTTGGGAAggtaagagaagaggaagagagtggTTTCCAGAGGCGCTGGCTTCTCAGGACAGACCTGCAGAGTTCCAGAAGGGAGGGGATGGGCCGCTGACCTCTCGTTGTAGAACTGCAGGGTGTTCTCGCTGTACAGCGGCCCTGCCAGCTGGCGGATCATCTGCAGCGACTTCTCACGCTCGTCCAGCCCCAGCATCCGCACGTGGGCCACAAGCCAGGCCACAGCACACACTGCCAGGCTGCACACCTTCCCCTTGATGTTATCGGTGATTttctggggggggaggggggaagggtgatGGGGccaccctctccccttccctggccACCACCTGTCCCGGCCTCCGTGGGCAACTCAGCGCGTCAGTGGGATCCAGGGCCGTGTTCCATGCCTCTTTTCACCACAGGCCTGATTTTCCCCAAGTTCCCTGCGGGGGACGGAGCAGCTAACACTATGACCACAAGAAAGATCAAGAGCCACACACAGGCTCCTGGATTAAGGGCCTTTTCGTTCTTACGAAATCTAACAAGCTATCGAAGACTGCCTCTGTGTCTCAGGGAAGAGAGAAGGCCGCTGGAAAGGTGGGGCTACCTGGATGGACTCAAAGGCCAGCACCCCATTCTCCCAGGCATTGAGGATTTCCAAGATGGCCGCCGAAATGTTGAGACAGGCTTCATGCCACTTCATCTGCCTACGAGAGGgtgggaatgggagaaaaatcacCACTGGGGGGCGTGGGATGGGCTGAGGGAGAGGGTCTGGGCCCTACCCGCACTACCACCCTTGGAGTGGGCGCCCAGGCCACTGACACCAGCTTTATCTCCGAGGAATTGTTGAGCAGAGCCACGAGGGACTCCACTTTGGTGGAGTCGGGCCGGAAGCAGGGGTGGTCAGGGTTCAGGATTTTTCCCTCCTCGGGCATGCAGGTCTGCATCCAGGTCTCAAAGAAGAACACCTCTCCTCCCGTGTTTGACTCGGACAGGATCACCTGagaaaggagggggtggggaggtgcagCACCCCGCACCTCTCTTCCTGCCCAGTGGCTTCCCCCGCTCCCAGCCTGAAGAACTGGGGACAAATTGGTCTGAGGGGGAAAGACAGGGGCTATGCTGCCACCTAGTGGTGGGTGTGGAACTGAAGGATTCAGGACATGACAAGGGGGCATCTATTGACTTGGGGCGGGGGCATCTGATTTCTGCAGCCAGGAGAACTAACTGGCTTGGGACAttgatgggggtggggtaggggtgtgAGGTGGGGAGACTTATTGGTTGTTACCTTCCCCTTTGTCCCAAGTGCCCCAAGCCTGACTGCTCCCCGTCACTCACCTCTGAGCCATAGGTCTGGGCCACGTGGCACAGCATGAGAAAGGAGATGTCAAAGAGCAAGGCTCGAACTGAGGCCGCCTTGGCTGTGGAGGATGAAAAGGCTGACCCCCAGCCTAGGGCAGGGGCCCAAAGGCCTTGTCTGGGTCGGGAGGGGCTCAAGATCTGCCTCAAGGAAGGTCAGGGACCGAGTGGCTCCTTCAAAGCTCTGAGGCTCAGAATCCTTTTCTTGAGTCTCAGTTGGAACATCATCCCTTCCTTGGAACCAAAGACTCCTGAACCCTCCTTTCCCCCAACACCTGACCAAATCGCAAGAGGGGATGGAGAGAGGCAAAGGGTGGTTTGGGAAGAATGCTTTTCCCAGCATGACCCTCTTTCACGGCTCCCCAAAAGCTTCAGTCAGTCATTCCTAGGGGAGAACACAGCCTCCCCAGGATGAGCAAAAgtgtcctcttccctcccctgttCTCTCCCTCCACACCCCTCCTTCAGCACCACTGGGCCTGGGGGTGTGTGGAGCTGACTTACTGCTTTCTTCGCTGCGGTGTGTCGTGAATTCATTCAAACTGCAGAAGGAATGGAGACAGGTTGCATCAACCAGGGCAAGGGCTGGGCAGCGGCTGGGGTCAGGGGCTCTGCCCACTCAGAGAGGCGGTCACTAGAGTCTGAATTATGGGTTCAACTTAAAAGGAACACCATTGCTACAGAAACAAGaactctttctatttttaaaagatttccaaGGCCTAGAGAATGGCTCGCTGAATGGAACAACATTCTACACATCAAATTCCAGGTCAATCCAAAAAGTCAGCAGAATTTGAGAGTCCCTTATTAATAAGTGGGTATGAACACCATCCCTCCACACCTGCTATCCAACACCTCGTCACCTTGCCAAACAGCTGCACTCCATCCTCAGCTGAAGAGAAAACAGCACTTCATGTCCAGAGAACGGGCCCTTCCCCCAGGTCTCCAGCTGGGATGCTCTGCCTTGGCATCTCTGGGGAGTCTCAGACCCCAGTGCCTTGCCCTTATTCTGCCACCTCCtcctttgttttttgctttctttctttttaatatttatttatttatatttggctgtgccgggtcttagtcgcggcacacgggatcttcactgcagcacgtgggatctttcagttgcggcatgtgaactcttagttgcggcatgtgggatctagttccctgacaagggatcgaacccgggccgcctgcattgggagcacagagtcttagccactgggccaccagggaagttcccacctCCTCCTTCACACGTGCCTCCCAGACCCTGGTCAGGGGCTCAGGCTTCCTTACTTGATGAATTTCCGGGCAAAGGACTTAAGCTTcccagtggctgcagcagcagccagcAGCAAGTCCAGGCTCTTCCCAGACAGCATGTGGCCCAGGACCCCCAGCAGCCCCTCCGGGGACTTGGAGTGGTCTGCATCCATCGTCTGGGGACAAGACAGGAAACCAAGTCCTGAAGAACACTGAAGACCCCCCCAGGTACAGCCTAGCCACAGTTTCTCTCTCTGCATGTCTCCATTAAACGGGATACCAGGACCTGCCATTTAATCGACTCTGACTCCAATCTGGAAAGCCGTTCCTTAAGTTCTTTGCTCTCCGATCCATTCCTCTCGACTAAACTGGGATGGACGATGGCGCTGGAGTCAGGATGGGCGAGGTCTCTGCTGTGCGATTCAGCGCTGTTTCCACACCCACCACAGCGCCTGGCTGACCAGTGAAGCTCAACAAACACTTGTTTCCAGGGGCGCTTCCCTCACCTTCCCCCTTTCTCTACTTCCAAAGTAACCAGAAGAGAGAGAGGTCCGTGGCCTATTTACTTATCTGGAAGAAGAGGGAAACTGGAAAGAGGGAAGGTATGCCCCTGGTGGCAAGGGAACAGCGCACTCACTTTGAGGATGTTGGTGACGGTGGGCTCCGCGCGGAGGATCAGCCCGGGGTTGGGCTGGATGTTGGCATTTTCATCTGATTTCAGCTGGGGTGCGTGCTCCCGGTCTGCTTTGCTGTGGCCACAAGAGAAGGTAAGGGAACAGAGATGAATTCCTGACACGCTCCTTAGTCCAGG
This sequence is a window from Pseudorca crassidens isolate mPseCra1 chromosome 19, mPseCra1.hap1, whole genome shotgun sequence. Protein-coding genes within it:
- the MED24 gene encoding mediator of RNA polymerase II transcription subunit 24 isoform X4 produces the protein MKVVNLKQAILQAWKERWSDYQWAINMKKFFPKGATWDILNLAEALLEQAMIGPSPNPLILSYLKYAISSQMVSYSSVLTAISKFDDFSRDLCVQALLDIMDMFCDRLSCHGKAEECIGLCRALLSALHWLLRCTAASAERLREGLEAGTPAAGEKQLAMCLQRLEKTLSSTKNRALLHIAKLEEASSWTAIEHCLLKLGEILANLSSPQLRSQAEQCGTLIRSIPTMLSVHSEQLHKTGFPTVHAVVLLEGTMNLTGETQPLVEQLMMVKRMQHIPTPLFVLEIWKACFVGLIESPEGTGELKWTAFTFLKIPQVLVKLKKYSHGDKDFTEDVNSAFEFLLKLTPLLDKADQRCNCDCTNFLLQECSKQGLLSEASTNNLMAKRKADREHAPQLKSDENANIQPNPGLILRAEPTVTNILKTMDADHSKSPEGLLGVLGHMLSGKSLDLLLAAAAATGKLKSFARKFINLNEFTTHRSEESSWGSAFSSSTAKAASVRALLFDISFLMLCHVAQTYGSEVILSESNTGGEVFFFETWMQTCMPEEGKILNPDHPCFRPDSTKVESLVALLNNSSEIKLVQMKWHEACLNISAAILEILNAWENGVLAFESIQKITDNIKGKVCSLAVCAVAWLVAHVRMLGLDEREKSLQMIRQLAGPLYSENTLQFYNERVVIMSSILEHMCADVLQQTATQIKFPSTGMDTMPYWNLLPPKRPIKEVLTDIFAKVLEKGWVDSRSIHIFDTLLHMGGVYWFCNNLIKELLKETRKEHTLRAVELLYSIFCLDMQQVTLVLLGHILPGLLTDSSKWHSLMDPPGTALAKLAVWCALSSYSSHKGQASSRQKKRQREDIEDYISLFPLDDMQPSKLMRLLSSNEEDANILSSPSEGSRGRRFGTQEAIGSVPLACPTADRSMSSNLSASQLHTVNMRDPLNRVLANLFLLISSILGSRTAGPHTQFAQWFMEGCVDCLEQGGRGSILQFMPFTTVSELVKVSAMSSPKVVLAITDLSLPLGRQVAAKAIAAL
- the MED24 gene encoding mediator of RNA polymerase II transcription subunit 24 isoform X3, producing the protein MKVVNLKQAILQAWKERWSDYQWAINMKKFFPKGATWDILNLAEALLEQAMIGPSPNPLILSYLKYAISSQMVSYSSVLTAISKFDDFSRDLCVQALLDIMDMFCDRLSCHGKAEECIGLCRALLSALHWLLRCTAASAERLREGLEAGTPAAGEKQLAMCLQRLEKTLSSTKNRALLHIAKLEEASLHTSQGLGQGGTRANQPTASWTAIEHCLLKLGEILANLSSPQLRSQAEQCGTLIRSIPTMLSVHSEQLHKTGFPTVHAVVLLEGTMNLTGETQPLVEQLMMVKRMQHIPTPLFVLEIWKACFVGLIESPEGTGELKWTAFTFLKIPQVLVKLKKYSHGDKDFTEDVNSAFEFLLKLTPLLDKADQRCNCDCTNFLLQECSKQGLLSEASTNNLMAKRKADREHAPQLKSDENANIQPNPGLILRAEPTVTNILKTMDADHSKSPEGLLGVLGHMLSGKSLDLLLAAAAATGKLKSFARKFINLNEFTTHRSEESSWGSAFSSSTAKAASVRALLFDISFLMLCHVAQTYGSEVILSESNTGGEVFFFETWMQTCMPEEGKILNPDHPCFRPDSTKVESLVALLNNSSEIKLVQMKWHEACLNISAAILEILNAWENGVLAFESIQKITDNIKGKVCSLAVCAVAWLVAHVRMLGLDEREKSLQMIRQLAGPLYSENTLQFYNERVVIMSSILEHMCADVLQQTATQIKFPSTGMDTMPYWNLLPPKRPIKEVLTDIFAKVLEKGWVDSRSIHIFDTLLHMGGVYWFCNNLIKELLKETRKEHTLRAVELLYSIFCLDMQQVTLVLLGHILPGLLTDSSKWHSLMDPPGTALAKLAVWCALSSYSSHKGQASSRQKKRQREDIEDYISLFPLDDMQPSKLMRLLSSNEEDANILSSPTDRSMSSNLSASQLHTVNMRDPLNRVLANLFLLISSILGSRTAGPHTQFAQWFMEGCVDCLEQGGRGSILQFMPFTTVSAAPPGHWPTLQLRAGQHVAGELGVQRPGGRASSSWTSHPPSPC
- the MED24 gene encoding mediator of RNA polymerase II transcription subunit 24 isoform X6 codes for the protein MKVVNLKQAILQAWKERWSDYQWAINMKKFFPKGATWDILNLAEALLEQAMIGPSPNPLILSYLKYAISSQMVSYSSVLTAISKFDDFSRDLCVQALLDIMDMFCDRLSCHGKAEECIGLCRALLSALHWLLRCTAASAERLREGLEAGTPAAGEKQLAMCLQRLEKTLSSTKNRALLHIAKLEEASSWTAIEHCLLKLGEILANLSSPQLRSQAEQCGTLIRSIPTMLSVHSEQLHKTGFPTVHAVVLLEGTMNLTGETQPLVEQLMMVKRMQHIPTPLFVLEIWKACFVGLIESPEGTGELKWTAFTFLKIPQVLVKLKKYSHGDKDFTEDVNSAFEFLLKLTPLLDKADQRCNCDCTNFLLQECSKQGLLSEASTNNLMAKRKADREHAPQLKSDENANIQPNPGLILRAEPTVTNILKTMDADHSKSPEGLLGVLGHMLSGKSLDLLLAAAAATGKLKSFARKFINLNEFTTHRSEESTKAASVRALLFDISFLMLCHVAQTYGSEVILSESNTGGEVFFFETWMQTCMPEEGKILNPDHPCFRPDSTKVESLVALLNNSSEIKLVQMKWHEACLNISAAILEILNAWENGVLAFESIQKITDNIKGKVCSLAVCAVAWLVAHVRMLGLDEREKSLQMIRQLAGPLYSENTLQFYNERVVIMSSILEHMCADVLQQTATQIKFPSTGMDTMPYWNLLPPKRPIKEVLTDIFAKVLEKGWVDSRSIHIFDTLLHMGGVYWFCNNLIKELLKETRKEHTLRAVELLYSIFCLDMQQVTLVLLGHILPGLLTDSSKWHSLMDPPGTALAKLAVWCALSSYSSHKGQASSRQKKRQREDIEDYISLFPLDDMQPSKLMRLLSSNEEDANILSSPSEGSRGRRFGTQEAIGSVPLACPTADRSMSSNLSASQLHTVNMRDPLNRVLANLFLLISSILGSRTAGPHTQFAQWFMEGCVDCLEQGGRGSILQFMPFTTVSELVKVSAMSSPKVVLAITDLSLPLGRQVAAKAIAAL